In a single window of the Elaeis guineensis isolate ETL-2024a chromosome 8, EG11, whole genome shotgun sequence genome:
- the LOC105050081 gene encoding uncharacterized protein, which produces MEREKEAGIHLPIFNEGDLEEQVDRTERKRVSISMPKSGGGGVFDRAREPLLPQKASYTRCLSHAGDELKSFRSCLRWLCVDQSDGPRAVLSWSLFFLLGLFVPAASHFLLIYSPARRPYDLAVQLSLTAVSSLSYLCLSAFHRRYGLRRFLFLDKLVGESERVRLDYTIQLSRSFRLLAFFIMPSFGGDVAYKIWWYATGAGRVPDYLILFGGRWGAWASEAAACGLELASWIYRMAIFFLVCVLFRLICYLQILRLQDFAAVFQEESDVAAVLRAHLRIRRQLRIISHRYRAFIVSCLVLVTASNFVSLLLTTGRHHASTNIANTGELALCSIGLMTGLLICLRSAAKITHKAQAITSHAATWHVSATIESFSADTEDLVLETSASVYPLSNSGGDSDEEETGDELGLDDTKLMPSNVNTISFQKRQALVTYLENNRAGITVFGFVVDRSSLQGLFMIEFSLVLWLLGKTIGIS; this is translated from the exons atggagagagagaaagaagcagGCATCCATCTTCCAATCTTCAAcgaaggagacttggaggagcaGGTAGATAgaacagagagaaagagagtatcGATATCAATGCCGAAATCCGGAGGAGGAGGAGTGTTTGATCGTGCGAGAGAGCCCCTTCTTCCCCAGAAGGCGTCGTACACGCGTTGTCTCTCCCACGCCGGAGACGAGCTCAAGAGCTTCCGCTCCTGCCTCCGCTGGCTCTGCGTCGACCAATCCGACGGCCCCCGCGCCGTCCTCTCCTGgtccctcttcttcctcctcggcCTCTTCGTCCCCGCCGCTTCCCACTTCCTCTTGATCTACTCCCCCGCCCGCCGCCCCTACGATCTCGCCGTCCAGCTCTCGCTGACGGCGGTCTCCTCCCTCTCCTACCTCTGCCTCTCCGCCTTCCACCGCCGGTACGGCCTCCGCCGCTTCCTTTTCCTCGACAAGCTGGTCGGGGAGAGCGAGCGCGTCCGCCTCGACTACACCATCCAGCTCAGCCGATCCTTCCGCCTCCTCGCCTTCTTCATCATGCCCTCCTTCGGCGGCGACGTGGCCTACAAGATCTGGTGGTACGCGACCGGCGCAGGGAGGGTCCCGGACTACCTGATACTATTCGGGGGGAGGTGGGGCGCGTGGGCGAGCGAGGCGGCGGCCTGCGGGCTGGAGCTGGCGTCGTGGATATACCGGATGGCGATATTCTTCTTGGTGTGCGTGCTGTTCCGGCTGATTTGTTACCTGCAGATACTGCGGCTGCAGGACTTCGCGGCGGTTTTCCAGGAGGAGTCCGACGTCGCGGCGGTGTTGAGGGCGCATCTGAGGATAAGGAGGCAGCTCAGGATTATCAGTCACCGGTACCGGGCCTTCATTGTGTCCTGCCTCGTTTTGGTCACGGCCAGCAATTTCGTGTCGCTGCTGCTCACCACTGGCCGCCACCATGCCTCGACCAACATCGCCAACACCGGCGAGCTCGCT CTTTGCTCAATTGGACTTATGACTGGACTGCTCATATGCCTGCGTAGCGCTGCGAAGATAACCCATAAGGCTCAAGCAATTACAAGTCATGCTGCAACATGGCACGTTTCTGCTACCATAGAATCCTTTAGTGCAGACACTGAAGACCTGGTGTTGGAAACATCTGCAAGTGTCTACCCATTGAGCAATTCCGGGGGTGACTCAGACGAAGAAGAGACTGGGGATGAGCTTGGATTGGATGACACAAAGCTCATGCCATCTAATGTCAACACCATTTCCTTTCAGAAGAGGCAGGCACTAG TGACATATCTAGAGAACAACAGAGCAGGGATCACTGTGTTCGGGTTCGTGGTGGACAGATCTTCGCTACAGGGcttatttatgattgaattttCTCTTGTTCTGTGGCTGTTGGGGAAGACAATCGGTATCTCTTAG
- the LOC105050262 gene encoding triacylglycerol lipase 2 encodes MASNACLKLAWLIYFGLAIVGALGTRKELRLVDSISKVGLQAPAPTPSTANGTCKSRVEIYGYECEEHTVTTEDGYILSMQRIPNGRLGTPTSGSKTPVLLQHGLLMDGITWLLNSPDESLGYILADNGYDVWIANTRGTIYSLGHTSLSPNDSAYWDWSWDELVAYDLPATFKYVYQQTGQQKIHYVGHSLGTLIALASFCEQNLLSMLSSAALLSPIAYMDQVSSPLAGGAAKAFLAEAYYWLGLYEFNPNGEAVHNLLETLCKQPGINCYDLMTSFTGKNCCLNSSSVELFLDHEPQSTATKNMVHLAQMIRRGTITKYDYNNDKENMEHYGQTTPPAYNMSSIPNNLPLFLSYGGQDELSDVTDVQHLLDSLKSHNGDKLTTQYVKNYAHADFVMAVNAKQVVYNPLMDFFKLQ; translated from the exons ATGGCTAGCAATGCATGCCTGAAGCTTGCATGGCTTATTTATTTTGGATTAGCAATTGTTGGTGCTCTTGGGACAAGGAAGGAGCTCAGATTAGTTGATAGCATAAGCAAAGTCGGCTTGCAAGCACCGGCTCCAACACCATCCACTGCAAATGGTACATGCAAATCAAGGGTGGAGATTTATGGTTACGAATGCGAAGAACACACT GTGACAACAGAAGATGGCTACATTCTAAGCATGCAGAGAATTCCAAATGGTCGTTTGGGCACACCCACCAGTGGGAGTAAGACACCAGTTCTTCTTCAACATGGACTCCTGATG GATGGGATTACATGGCTGCTGAATTCACCTGATGAATCACTGGGGTACATTCTAGCAGACAATGGATATGATGTGTGGATAGCTAACACTCGTGGAACGATCTATAGCCTTGGCCACACATCACTCTCACCAAATGATTCA GCATATTGGGACTGGTCATGGGATGAATTAGTTGCTTATGATCTTCCTGCCACTTTTAAGTATGTGTATCAACAAacaggccagcagaagatccacTACGTTGGGCACTCATTA GGAACTTTGATTGCTCTTGCATCATTTTGCGAACAAAATCTATTGAGCATGTTAAGCTCAGCAGCCTTGCTCAGTCCAATAGCTTATATGGATCAGGTGTCATCACCCCTCGCAGGGGGCGCAGCTAAAGCTTTCCTTGCAGAA GCTTATTATTGGTTGGGCCTTTATGAATTTAATCCAAACGG GGAAGCCGTTCATAATCTTCTCGAAACTCTTTGCAAGCAACCTGGTATTAATTGCTATGATCTTATGACAAGCTTCACAG GTAAAAACTGCTGTCTCAACTCTTCCTCTGTCGAGCTTTTCTTGGACCATGAACCACAATCAACTGCGACAAAGAACATGGTTCACTTGGCTCAAA TGATCAGAAGGGGCACCATCACAAAGTATGATTACAACAACGATAAGGAGAACATGGAACACTATGGGCAAACCACTCCCCCAGCTTACAACATGTCCAGCATCCCCAACAACCTACCTCTCTTTCTCAGTTATGGAGGTCAGGATGAGCTTTCAGATGTCACAGATGTCCAACACCTTCTGGATAGCCTCAAGTCCCATAATGGTGATAAATTGACGACTCAGTACGTGAAGAACTACGCACATGCAGACTTTGTCATGGCTGTCAATGCTAAACAAGTTGTCTACAACCCTCTCATGGATTTCTTCAAGCTTCAATGA